ctcccttcccagcAAACACCCGCAGCTGGGTCCTCCATCCCGCAGGCAACAATCCCCAAAGCAGACGGTGCCCCAATTCCCCAGCTAAAACCCCATAAAGCCAGAGCAgtcacgtgcacacacataccCTTCCCCTCACAGCCCCGGCAGGCACCCGCGATGCGCCCCCATGGGCACCCCAACCCCTGCTCCCATCAGGCACGAACCTTTTTCAGTTGTGGCTGGTCATGGAAGGGACAGTTGTCCAAGTTGTCCTGGGACTTTGTACACGTGGTTCGGCCAATCTCCACGTCCAAGAAGTAGTTCATCCCGGACACAACCTGGACACGGAGAGAGCACACACCCTTACCAACACCTGCCGGCTGCACACACGTGGTTACCTTCTTCCCACCGCTCCCCGCGTTCACAGGCTGCCAGAGCCACACCCAGGAAGCACAGCCGCCTCCTGACGGCCGCTGTGCCCCAGGCCCTCCCCGGAACTTGTTTACCAGCTGCTCCAACAAGGCATCTCCCACagggacacagagggggaagccAGGGACCAACGCTCTAACTGGGTCCAGGAACAGAAGGCACAGCTCCGAGGAGCCAGCCTGGGTACAGGCAAGCAACTGGCCAGCGCCCAGGACCAGGGAGGGGACTGAGCGCAAGATGGTGGCCCTGTGTCAAGAGTCCACACTGCATCCGCAGGAAAGCTGCTGCCTGGTGATTACACGTACGCTGAACTCCAGTCCCCAGGGCGGAGCCCACAGCATCCCATTCCCTGCATGTAGCCCAGGTTTATTTATTCCCTCccagaacagaagaaaatgagagcTTCACGTTCGCGGACGTTTAGGCCAATAAAAGACCGCCTGGAATGCCTTCCTCTTAGGTGTCGTTTTTGACGGGAATATTTCTCAAGTGTGTCATATATTGCGTGCCTTTTACACTTGAGATTACAGAATAGACGTGAACTCTGGCTTCACACAGGCATCCCAGACATGCTTCGTTAGAACCTGGAGAAACACGGAATGAGGGGCCAGGGACCAGGCTCCGGACCCCACCTGGTAGACCCATGATCCCTCTGCTGTCAGCTTCCCCATGTGGCCAGTGAGCTAGTGTCACACTGGAGAGGAGCAGGCTGGAGGGGACCTGGTGAATGGAGAGAGCAGGTCCTATCCAAAGGGGACAGGAGCAGCCCACTGCTGCAGGAGGAGAAATGGGTCTGGTCTTGACCCATCTTCTGAAGTTTCAAGAGAAGGCGGCAGGGAGCCCTATGGCTGGCATGCAGGACCACACTCTCGGTGCTGTGTGGCTGCGTCCTGCTCTCCAATGGGATGCAGGCCGGATGGTCTAAATTCTAGCCTTCCTTCAAGGACCAGCGCGAGGCCCTGTAGCCCGTCCTAACTCTCCCTCCTGCCTGCTTCTCAACTCTGACAGTGGGCTCCTTATCTGGCCAGAACCCAGGCAGGCTGACAGAGGCAGAGGTCAGGCTGTCAGCGACCGCGTGCCCATCTCAGGGTGGGAGTGAGATGTCACAGCCCAGAGGCTGCTCCCATGCATGTGACCTGCAGGCGGAAGCGACGGTCCAGGAAGCTTTGTATTCTTACACCAGACCCCCTGCTCTGGGACACACTGGACACCACGGGCCAACTCACGGACTTGTCTGTTTGCTGATGACCTCCGGGTGCCCTGGAGGATGTTCAGAGTGTCTGTCCCCAATGCCACTACACGACCACATGGTGGCCAGGTACGTTTAGTGGCATCTGCTGACAGGAGGCTCAGAGGGGAGCATGCCTCTTCTGTGTGACCAGAGGCTCTCTCATCTCGAGGAAACATCAGGCCAGCCCAAACCCACTGACAGTCTGAGCCACAACTGGCTGGACCCTTCAGAAACAACGCCAAGGTCATGAGACAACCCAGGGGCAGCTCCAGAGTAAAAGGGGCTGCAGGACAGTGGCTGCATCGTGTGGCCTGGGAGTGTCCTTGGCTATAAAGGACACAGTGGGACGATCAGGGGCATCTGAATAAGGCCTGTGTATTAAAGAGTCCTGCTTTTCAAAACTGTATTGTGGTTATGGAAGAAAATAaccttgtttttaggaaatatacaCAAAAGTGTTTACCTTCAAAGGgttcagaaaaataaatgcatatatacatCCCTACACACGTGTACGTGGGGTGAGGTGGATTAAGCAACTATGTCAACTTTTAACGTTTGAAGAATCTGGGTGAAGAATCTACAGTGATTGTATGTGCTCTTTTTGCTACTGCTTCTTAAGtctgaaattatgtcaaaataaaaagttaaaaggaaaaagtgCTTAAGGGCattcagtggcagagccaggaggacAGACAGGTGTGGGTCTGTTTTTACCTCGCCTGGGGTCATTTAGTTGACAACTCGCGCCAAGCCCCCGGGtcccaggaggctgggccctgacCCCAGCGCCGACCGACAGGGCCGGCCGGTCTCGCGAAGGGCTGCGAGCGCCGGAAAAGGTCGGGGGCTGAGCGGGGGTGAGAAGTCCGTCCGCGTCCTTTGCGATCCCCCGGGGCCtcaaggggctgggagctgcCCTCCCGAGagctgggagggctgggggggcggggctggTGAGCGCGCAGGCCACGCCCTCTCGGGGGCCGGCCTCCCGCATTCAGGGCTGCCCGGCCCCGGCGCCCCTGCCTTGTAGCTTGGCCCGgcgcccccagcccctgcacccGGGGCTCcgcgccccctccccggcccccgcaTCCCGGCCCTGTGCCCCCTCCCAGACTGGACGCACCTGCTTGAAGGCGCGCACTACGCGCACCGCGCGGCTCTGATAGGCGTCGTTGCTTTGCTTGTTGTACTCTGTGATGGCAAAGGACACCACCTCCTGTACGCCCTTCTCGTTGACGTCCGCCTCCATCAGGCCGCCCACCAGGCCTTTCTTTCTGGCGCCCTGCCCTGCCGCAGGGCTCacggccagggccagggccagggcgaGGGCCAAGACGGCCAGCAGAAGCAGCGGGGTGCGCGGGGATCCGGCCATGATCTCTCGGAGGCGGACGGAGCTGCAGCCGAAGAGCGATCCGGTGACAGGAGCACAGCCCAGCCAGCCACCGAGTCTTTATCCCTGGGCTGCCCCGgatgccccgcccccgcccgcctgGCTTCTCCTCTTCCGCCCCTCCCCACCGCCCGCCCCTGTCCTCCGCCCGCCCCTGTCCTCCGCCCTAGTCCCGCCCCTCCCCCAATCCTGCCCCTCCTCTCGCTTCTCTACCCGCCCGACCCGGCTCACTCTTTCCCAGTCCCGGTCCTCCTCTCCGAGTCCCGTTTTCCCACTCCCGCGCTCCTCAGCCCGGCTCACCCCGATCTCGCAGAAGGTGTCACCTCCTTGAGGCCGGCGATGCTTGTAACCCCGAGCTCTGCCTCCTGGTCTGAAAGGGGGAAGGGGCGTCTCTCGGCCCCCCCTCGGCTGTCCGCGTCTAGGAGTCCCCAGCGCACAAGACTGCAGCCTTCCGAGGCAGACGAAGGAAGATCTCGTGTGTGCCCCGTCCTGGGGGAACTTCTTTGCCAAACATAAATGAATTAACCTTTATTTGAGAAAAGCGCATCGGGTTCTCTTTCTCacagctcatttatttattcagctggCACACCTTTCTGGGGCTTCTCCCTGGCCAGAGGGTCTGGGGCCTGTGGATGGAGTGTGGACGGGGGACCCGGGGGCCAGGGACTCCAGGTGGTAGAGCCCCTACCTGATGGAGACATAAGACAAACGCTTGCATAACTACATTAGCTAGGAGACACattaaaaagagcaaaaagtgggcttccctggtggcgcagtggttgagagtccacctgccgatgcaggggacgcgggttcgtgccccggtccgggaggatcccacatgccgcggagtggctgggcccgtgagccatggccgctgagcctgtgctccgcaacggaagaggccacaacagtgagaggcccacgtaacacaaaaaaaaaaaaaaagagcaaaaagaaacaagcatataaaaacaatactttttgtttaacccaatatatccaaaatactaTTTCAGCAGATGCTGTGAATGACATATCTTACAATCttctgtgtgtgtacattttaTCCTTAGAGCAGGCGTCAGTGTGGACTGACCTCATCTCCAAGCGTGGCTGTGGCATTGCCCAGCCCGGCGTTAGGGGGTGTAGGGGGGAGGGTAGTGATCAGTAATTAAGATCAGGGAGCTACAGGGGCTTTGTTGGAAGCGAAGTGAAGGGTGAAATAGAGATGGACCCCAGTCAGGGATGCCTCTGAGGCGACACACATTTAGGCTGAAACCTACCTAAAGGGCAGGAAGTCCTGCagacacaaaggaagagagcatcaggcagagggagcagccagtgcaaaggccctgtggtggggcTCGGCCGGCCTGCTCTAGGGACAGGAAGCAAAGCGGCTGGTGTTTAAGCAGGGAAGGGGTATGACCTGGAATCTCACCCTGGCAGCTGTATGCGCCCTACTGTGGGTGGGGGATGCAGGTGGAGGGGTGAGGATGAACCTTACCTGGCCAgcgggggaggggcagctgcTTGTCCCCTCAGGGAGGTGCATGCTTGGCTCTGGTCTTCTGTCTACTGCTTGGAAacctttcttgatttttaaaaatcaacttgaaTGAGGTATGATGCCCATACAATGAATGCCTTATTTTATGTGTCCAGACTGAGGGATTTTAGCACGTGCATACACCAGTAGTACCGCCCCACCAAGCTCTAGAAcatttcctcctgcctctctgtgGTCCATCCTGCGCATGCTCCTGGCTCTGGGTGATGCACACATCTGTCTCTGTGGACTAGGGCTTTGCCTCTCCTTGAACTTTCTGCAAATGGCCTCATGCAGTGTGTGCATCCGGGTTTCGAGCATCATTTTTGAGCCTCCTCTATTGTTGGGTTAACCTaattattggttctgtttctccccGGGCTGAGAGGACGTGGTCAGCTGGGTACTGTGTGGGCTACCAGACCCTCCAGCCCAGGACCATGCAGGTCTGGGCCTGAGCATGGCCCTGGGAGTGGAGGGGAAGGCTATTCTCTTACCTGCACCCTGTGTGCCTGAAGGTGGCCCAGTGACCGATGACCTATGGAGATGGTGGCAGAAACATCAGGAGGCCTCTGGGCCCTTGGAGCAAACACAGAGGAACTCTCCCGGGAGTGGTCAAGGCAACAAGGCATCATCCTAGAGCCGCTGTGGCCTTGGGGCTGGAGCAGCAGGGAGCCGGCATGGAACCCTGAAAGATATCAGTTACGAATATTCACGTTCAGTGTTTCTGAGACCCTGTTGCCTGAGGCCCAGTTATAACTGTAGGGGCAAGAAATGTTTCCTTGTAtgcttctaggttctttggctggtctaataattaaatcgccataagacagattaacaggagaagaataaatttaactgtATACATTTAGGAGCCCCACGAAGATGCGCCACAAAGGCAGTCAGGTAGTTGAAGCTCGTAAGCCGCCCTGATCTAAGGAATGGGGGCCTGGGGCTTCGAACGGAGCCGATGGGACCCACAGGAAGATGAGACGAGGAGATGCTGAGGGTCAGATGTCAGCCCTACCACACAGATGGCTCTTGCAGATAAAAACATGTCTCTGGTAGCGTCTCTCTGTCCGGTATCTAAATTTCTTGAGGCGGTTAGGAGGAGGTAAAAGTTTTCCTGAGGCTGCTGCGTCTTGACTGCCTTCAGCTCCAAATACTCCACGTGCCAAAGCGGCACACTGAGGGGTGGCATCTTCTGCGCTCTCCTCCCCCCCGGTCTCTCCCTGCTCTGACTCAGGAGCCTCTAGAAAAGTCACGGCACCCACTAGGTGCAGCAGGGATGCCTTTGCAGTGCGATGAGGGAGGAGAGGTGCTTTCTCAGTGAACTAGAAGAGAGGGGAGCTCCACAGAGCAGGGCAGAGTGGACTGCCCCGGCCAGCACTTCTGAGCGGCATGACTGTCTCTTAAGGGCAGGGACTGATCCCCACTGGGGTTTCCCACCACACggggcagctggggctgcagcctcAGAAGGAGTGCTGTGCAGAGACGGGCGGGGTCCTCCCGTCCATCATCACGGAGGAGGTGCGGGGCAGCAGAGAATGGGAGCACGGTGGTGGGTTTGAGCCTGTTGGGGTGGCCTGAACGGTGACACGTGCGTCTGGAGGCTGATTACACTGGCGGTAGGCGTCTTGGTACAGCGACATCTCCAATCCTAGCACAGGGTGCCCACGGGAGCCACCGGAGCAGCCTGCAGGACAGTCTGGTAAGGAGGGGAAGGCCAGGATGAGGCTGGGCCTCTGCTCCAGCTGTGTGGATGACCTCGGCAAACGTCACAAGTCTGGTGAGGCCGGCCGTTTTGTTAACTGTAGGGTCTGGGGGTCGGAAACACAGAGATGGCCAGGCTTCAGTGGGATGTGTAAGCACGGTGAAAAATGACAGAGCAGCCCAAGCCCTGGTTTCTGGGGCCTGCAGCTCCTGGGATAAGCTAGCAGGAACCCAGAGAGAAACAGTGAACTCAAGGTGAGGCACGGGGTTCCGGCACCCACCCACCGAGTGCAGCATGGAGGGGACACGTCCGCCCAGGAGTTGAGT
This portion of the Pseudorca crassidens isolate mPseCra1 chromosome 15, mPseCra1.hap1, whole genome shotgun sequence genome encodes:
- the LOC137207484 gene encoding cystatin-C-like translates to MAGSPRTPLLLLAVLALALALALAVSPAAGQGARKKGLVGGLMEADVNEKGVQEVVSFAITEYNKQSNDAYQSRAVRVVRAFKQVVSGMNYFLDVEIGRTTCTKSQDNLDNCPFHDQPQLKKQKLCNFYVYVVPWLNTMSLINFSCQDESGTGHQAGR